A genomic stretch from Vibrio neptunius includes:
- a CDS encoding DUF1853 family protein, which produces MNALQRFYHWVHETPSLFNLTPPFVDVKALNITPLKQDHYQGNPRLGFIYQYLCTELISNSSKYSLLEEEIQINKASGQTIGAIDLILDNHESQQKEHWEVAIKFYLLHKGVWYGPNAHDQLDKKLARMLSHQLKMSAAPEFLEQYPHYSDLTEHLLIQGRLYTNPFSPETIPEECLGLTINPSQINGYWCYQSQWDQIGEPLYELEKPLWAVGLEEFTNPIDKPNGRFVHAQTKGGQFWFVVPDSWPGS; this is translated from the coding sequence ATGAACGCTTTACAACGTTTTTATCACTGGGTACATGAAACACCATCGCTATTTAACCTGACACCGCCATTTGTCGATGTCAAAGCGCTGAATATCACTCCTCTAAAACAAGATCACTATCAGGGAAACCCTCGCTTAGGATTCATCTACCAGTACCTCTGCACTGAGCTCATCAGCAATAGTTCAAAATATTCTTTGCTCGAAGAAGAGATTCAAATCAACAAAGCGTCAGGACAGACCATAGGCGCAATTGATCTCATTCTAGACAACCATGAGTCACAGCAGAAAGAACACTGGGAAGTCGCGATTAAATTCTATCTTTTACATAAAGGCGTTTGGTACGGACCGAATGCCCACGATCAGCTAGACAAAAAACTCGCTAGAATGCTCTCGCATCAATTAAAAATGAGTGCAGCTCCTGAATTCCTCGAACAATACCCTCATTACTCTGATCTCACTGAGCACCTGTTAATCCAGGGGCGTCTTTATACCAATCCTTTTTCACCAGAGACAATTCCGGAAGAGTGTCTTGGGCTCACGATAAACCCTAGCCAAATCAATGGATATTGGTGCTATCAAAGTCAGTGGGACCAGATTGGCGAACCGCTGTATGAACTTGAAAAGCCACTTTGGGCGGTTGGACTAGAAGAGTTCACCAACCCTATCGATAAACCCAATGGAAGGTTTGTCCATGCTCAGACGAAAGGCGGTCAATTTTGGTTTGTTGTGCCTGATAGTTGGCCGGGTTCATAG
- the fur gene encoding ferric iron uptake transcriptional regulator, with amino-acid sequence MSDNNQALKDAGLKVTLPRLKILEVLQQPECQHISAEELYKKLIDLGEEIGLATVYRVLNQFDDAGIVTRHHFEGGKSVFELSTQHHHDHLVCLDCGEVIEFADDIIEERQKEIAKQYNVILTNHSLYLYGKCADGSCRDNPDAHKLKK; translated from the coding sequence ATGTCAGACAACAACCAAGCTCTTAAGGACGCTGGTCTTAAAGTTACACTTCCGAGACTGAAGATTTTAGAAGTACTCCAGCAACCGGAATGCCAACATATCAGCGCTGAAGAACTGTATAAAAAGCTTATTGATCTTGGTGAAGAGATCGGGCTAGCGACAGTTTACCGAGTTCTGAACCAATTTGATGACGCAGGTATTGTCACTCGCCACCACTTTGAAGGCGGTAAATCAGTTTTTGAACTATCCACTCAGCATCATCATGACCATTTGGTTTGTCTAGACTGCGGTGAAGTTATCGAGTTTGCTGATGACATCATTGAAGAGCGACAGAAAGAAATTGCAAAGCAGTACAATGTCATTCTGACAAACCACAGTTTGTATCTTTACGGTAAGTGTGCGGACGGCAGTTGTCGTGATAACCCCGATGCGCATAAACTGAAAAAATAG
- the seqA gene encoding replication initiation negative regulator SeqA, with protein sequence MKTIEVDEDLYRYIAGQTQHIGESASDILRRLLVVDKQSQQSASVVSAVQPTGIVVSRDAAKEEKVDSVKAMRSLLISDEFAGLKKAIDRFMLVLSTLNRIDPQGFSEATQVKGRKRVYFANNEQTLLESGNTTKPKAIPGSPFWVITNNNTSRKRQMVDQLMARMNFPADLIEKVTNSI encoded by the coding sequence ATGAAAACAATTGAGGTTGATGAGGATCTATACCGTTACATCGCAGGTCAAACCCAACACATCGGTGAAAGTGCATCCGACATCTTACGTCGTCTTCTCGTGGTTGATAAGCAGAGTCAACAATCAGCGTCGGTTGTGTCAGCAGTACAGCCCACAGGAATCGTGGTTAGCCGTGATGCAGCCAAAGAAGAAAAAGTAGACAGCGTCAAAGCAATGCGCTCGCTGCTGATATCTGATGAGTTTGCGGGGCTGAAAAAAGCCATCGACAGATTCATGTTGGTATTGTCGACGTTGAACCGCATTGACCCGCAGGGATTTTCCGAAGCAACTCAAGTAAAAGGCCGAAAGCGTGTTTATTTTGCTAACAATGAGCAAACTCTCTTGGAGAGTGGTAACACGACAAAGCCTAAAGCGATTCCCGGTTCGCCTTTCTGGGTGATTACCAATAACAACACCAGTAGAAAGCGCCAGATGGTTGACCAGTTGATGGCGAGAATGAATTTTCCTGCCGACCTTATTGAGAAGGTCACTAACTCAATCTAA
- a CDS encoding DUF2788 domain-containing protein has translation MLYDYMNMIESIGLDLLFASIFFLIGMAIKDVLKAGNVPPFGRRIVWLVLFLGCAGFIAKGIIQISWEGGGIG, from the coding sequence ATGCTCTACGACTACATGAACATGATCGAGTCAATTGGTCTCGACCTTCTTTTCGCGTCTATCTTTTTTCTAATCGGTATGGCGATCAAAGATGTGTTAAAGGCAGGCAACGTTCCTCCTTTTGGTCGTCGCATTGTATGGTTGGTTCTATTCCTTGGTTGTGCTGGATTTATCGCCAAAGGCATTATTCAGATTAGCTGGGAAGGTGGCGGTATCGGCTGA
- a CDS encoding DUF4442 domain-containing protein yields MNKSLAKIYKPGIVKFALNIWPPFWGAGIRIISISDDFRQVKMKLKLRWWNKNANRTQYGGSIFSLTDPVYSLMLMGILGEHYYVWDKEASINFIKPGQSDLYADFIVPQDLLDDILHKTSNGDKCFPEFVIYVKDRSGNVVSEVQRKLYVRKKPQYREEDDTEEQIA; encoded by the coding sequence ATGAATAAATCACTGGCAAAAATATACAAACCTGGAATCGTAAAGTTTGCCCTCAATATCTGGCCTCCATTTTGGGGGGCTGGGATCAGGATTATTTCAATAAGCGACGATTTTCGTCAGGTCAAAATGAAACTCAAACTTCGCTGGTGGAATAAAAATGCCAATCGTACTCAGTATGGTGGCAGTATTTTTTCTTTAACCGATCCTGTTTATTCATTAATGCTGATGGGGATCTTGGGAGAGCACTATTATGTATGGGATAAGGAAGCGAGTATTAACTTCATTAAGCCAGGACAAAGTGATCTCTACGCGGATTTCATCGTTCCTCAAGACTTGCTGGACGATATCCTACATAAGACATCCAATGGTGATAAATGTTTTCCTGAGTTTGTCATCTATGTCAAAGACAGGAGCGGTAACGTTGTGTCTGAAGTTCAGCGTAAACTCTATGTGCGTAAAAAGCCACAGTACCGGGAAGAGGATGATACCGAGGAGCAAATCGCATAA
- the pgm gene encoding phosphoglucomutase (alpha-D-glucose-1,6-bisphosphate-dependent): MAMHPRAGQQAQQQDLHNIPALVSNYFLLQPDPANPDHKVEFGTSGHRGTADKSTFNENHILAIAQAIAEVRAEKQTTGPLFIGKDTHALSEPAFSSVVEVLVANGVQVVVQQDNGYTPTPGVSHAILTHNLEHQDKADGIVITPSHNPPQDGGIKYNPTHGGPAEGELTQAIQDRANALIAEGLQGVKRMPLAEAKASVLFSEKDLVKPYVDDLVNVIDMEAIQKANIKIGVDPLGGSGIDYWRQIGSAYNLDLTLVSEAIDPSFQFMSLDKDGVVRMDCSSPYAMAGLLALKDEYDLAFGNDPDYDRHGIVTPKGLMNPNHFLAVCIDYLYRHREEWGKDVAVGKTLVSSALIDRVVADLGRELCEVPVGFKWFVDGLYEGKFGFGGEESAGASFLRKDGTPWSTDKDGIILCLLAAEITAVTGKNPQEYYEELAAKHGASEYNRIQAVANGPQKEVLKKLSAAMVTAETLAGDAITARLTHAPGNGAAIGGLKVTTDNGWFAARPSGTEDIYKIYCESFKGEEHLKQIEAEAQDIVNQVFADAGL, from the coding sequence ATGGCGATGCACCCACGTGCTGGACAACAAGCCCAACAGCAGGATCTGCATAATATCCCTGCACTTGTCTCGAACTATTTCCTACTTCAACCAGACCCTGCTAATCCTGATCACAAAGTTGAGTTCGGCACTTCCGGACATCGTGGTACTGCAGACAAATCTACTTTCAACGAAAACCATATCCTGGCGATTGCTCAAGCGATAGCTGAAGTACGTGCTGAGAAACAAACAACTGGACCTCTATTTATAGGCAAAGATACGCATGCTTTGTCAGAACCAGCGTTCTCCAGTGTTGTCGAAGTGTTGGTTGCAAACGGTGTTCAAGTTGTTGTTCAGCAAGACAACGGTTATACGCCAACACCGGGTGTGTCTCACGCTATTTTGACTCATAACCTTGAACATCAAGATAAAGCAGACGGTATTGTGATTACACCGTCTCATAACCCGCCCCAAGATGGTGGTATTAAGTACAACCCAACTCACGGCGGTCCTGCGGAAGGTGAATTGACACAAGCGATTCAAGACCGTGCAAATGCCCTGATCGCTGAAGGTTTGCAAGGCGTTAAGCGTATGCCGTTAGCTGAAGCAAAAGCGTCAGTGCTTTTCTCAGAGAAAGACTTAGTTAAGCCGTACGTTGACGATCTTGTGAATGTGATTGACATGGAAGCCATTCAAAAAGCAAATATTAAGATCGGGGTTGACCCACTTGGCGGCAGTGGGATCGACTACTGGCGACAAATCGGCTCTGCTTACAATCTAGATTTGACTTTGGTTAGCGAAGCGATTGACCCATCGTTCCAGTTTATGTCGCTAGATAAAGACGGCGTGGTACGTATGGACTGTTCATCTCCTTACGCAATGGCTGGTCTGTTAGCGCTAAAAGATGAATATGATCTGGCGTTTGGCAATGATCCAGACTACGACCGTCATGGAATTGTTACACCAAAAGGTTTGATGAACCCAAACCACTTCCTCGCTGTGTGTATTGATTATTTATACCGTCACCGTGAAGAGTGGGGTAAAGATGTCGCCGTTGGTAAGACTCTGGTGTCAAGTGCATTGATCGATCGCGTTGTTGCTGATCTTGGTCGCGAACTGTGTGAAGTCCCGGTTGGTTTTAAGTGGTTTGTTGATGGTCTTTACGAAGGTAAATTTGGTTTTGGTGGTGAAGAGTCTGCAGGGGCCTCTTTCCTACGTAAAGATGGTACGCCATGGTCAACAGATAAAGATGGTATCATTCTGTGTCTTCTAGCTGCTGAAATTACTGCGGTAACAGGTAAGAACCCTCAAGAGTACTATGAAGAACTTGCAGCGAAGCATGGTGCTTCTGAATACAACCGTATTCAGGCTGTGGCAAACGGCCCACAGAAAGAGGTGCTAAAGAAACTGTCTGCTGCGATGGTGACAGCGGAAACTCTTGCAGGTGACGCGATCACTGCTCGCTTGACCCACGCGCCTGGCAACGGGGCTGCGATTGGTGGCCTCAAAGTCACGACTGATAACGGCTGGTTTGCGGCACGTCCTTCAGGCACGGAAGATATCTACAAGATCTACTGTGAGAGCTTTAAAGGTGAAGAGCATTTGAAGCAAATTGAAGCAGAAGCACAAGATATCGTGAATCAGGTATTTGCTGACGCTGGTCTTTAA
- the fldA gene encoding flavodoxin FldA: MASVGIFFGSDTGNTEAVAKMIQKQLGKQLVHVQDIAKSSKEDIDNFDLLLLGIPTWYYGEAQCDWDDFFPELEQIDFSTKLVAIFGCGDQEDYAEYFCDAMGTVRDIVEAKGGTILGHTSTEGYEFEASKGLVEGDDSQFVGLCVDEDRQPELTDERVTNWCKQIHEEMCLAELEG; encoded by the coding sequence ATGGCAAGTGTAGGCATCTTCTTTGGTAGCGACACAGGTAACACTGAAGCTGTTGCAAAGATGATTCAAAAGCAACTAGGTAAACAACTGGTTCACGTTCAAGATATCGCGAAAAGCAGCAAAGAAGATATCGATAACTTCGATCTTCTGCTTCTAGGTATCCCAACTTGGTATTACGGTGAAGCACAGTGTGACTGGGATGATTTCTTCCCAGAACTAGAGCAAATCGACTTTTCAACCAAGCTTGTTGCTATCTTTGGCTGTGGTGACCAAGAAGATTACGCTGAGTACTTCTGTGACGCAATGGGCACAGTCCGTGATATCGTCGAAGCCAAAGGCGGTACGATCCTAGGCCACACGTCAACGGAAGGTTATGAGTTTGAAGCATCCAAAGGTCTGGTTGAAGGTGATGACAGCCAGTTTGTTGGCTTATGTGTTGACGAAGATCGTCAGCCAGAACTCACTGACGAACGCGTAACTAACTGGTGTAAGCAGATTCACGAAGAAATGTGTTTGGCTGAATTAGAAGGCTAA
- a CDS encoding alpha/beta fold hydrolase — protein MSQLLNYKIEGEGHTIVLIHGLFGSLDNLGLLARDLRQDFQVVSVDLRNHGMSFQAPEHNYELMAQDVFATLQHLNLKRYILIGHSMGGKVAIKLAELAQTHVEKLLVLDMAPVAYSQSRHDNVFAGLKAVLKHKPTSRRQALEILAQHIEIEGVRQFLSKSLYHNGEHLEWRFNVSSLWDNYSQILGWNPIDKITTPTLLVKGGNSDYLTAEHQEKVQHQFTNVKAHVIANTGHWLHAEKPQEVLRAIRKFIT, from the coding sequence ATGTCACAACTGCTCAACTATAAAATCGAAGGTGAGGGTCACACCATAGTTTTGATCCACGGCTTATTTGGTAGCTTAGATAACCTTGGTTTGCTCGCCCGAGATTTGCGCCAAGATTTTCAGGTCGTTAGCGTTGATCTGCGCAACCATGGCATGTCTTTTCAAGCTCCTGAACATAACTACGAGTTGATGGCGCAAGATGTGTTTGCCACCCTGCAACATCTCAACCTCAAACGCTACATTCTGATTGGCCATTCGATGGGCGGCAAGGTCGCCATCAAATTGGCAGAACTGGCTCAAACTCACGTCGAAAAATTACTGGTTTTGGACATGGCGCCGGTGGCTTACAGTCAAAGTCGGCATGACAATGTTTTTGCTGGCCTCAAAGCCGTACTTAAGCACAAACCAACGTCTCGGAGACAAGCGCTCGAGATCCTTGCTCAGCACATTGAAATCGAAGGTGTTAGGCAGTTTCTTAGCAAGTCTTTGTATCACAACGGGGAGCACTTAGAATGGCGTTTCAACGTCTCCAGCTTATGGGACAATTATTCACAAATTTTAGGTTGGAATCCCATCGATAAAATTACCACTCCTACCCTATTGGTCAAAGGTGGCAATTCAGACTATCTAACAGCAGAGCATCAGGAAAAAGTGCAACACCAGTTCACTAATGTAAAAGCTCATGTGATTGCGAATACTGGCCACTGGTTACATGCAGAAAAACCCCAAGAAGTTCTCCGCGCGATACGCAAATTTATCACTTAA
- a CDS encoding Nif3-like dinuclear metal center hexameric protein: protein MNNLQLEKILNEKLSPQLIKDYAPNGLQVEGKEQIKKIVTGVTASQALIDKAVELKADALLVHHGYFWKGEPEPIRGMKGKRIRTLIKNDINLMGYHLPLDIHPELGNNAELARLLDIEVQGGLEGHPQSVAMFGRLKSPMTGAEFAAKINQVLKRQPLHIAPENADKVIETVGWCTGGGQDFIELAARHGLDAFISGEISERTTYSAREQDIHYYAAGHHATERYGIKALGEWLATEHGLDVEFIDIDNPV from the coding sequence ATGAACAACTTACAATTAGAAAAAATCCTCAACGAGAAGCTCTCTCCACAGTTAATCAAAGACTATGCACCTAACGGGTTACAGGTTGAAGGTAAAGAGCAGATTAAAAAGATCGTGACTGGTGTGACTGCTTCGCAAGCATTGATTGATAAAGCGGTTGAGTTAAAAGCAGACGCATTATTGGTTCATCACGGCTATTTCTGGAAAGGCGAGCCTGAACCCATTCGTGGTATGAAAGGCAAACGCATTCGTACCTTGATAAAAAACGACATTAATTTAATGGGTTACCATCTGCCTCTTGATATCCACCCTGAGCTAGGCAATAACGCTGAACTCGCTCGTTTGCTGGATATTGAAGTGCAAGGCGGCCTAGAAGGGCATCCTCAATCCGTCGCTATGTTTGGGCGTTTGAAGTCTCCAATGACAGGGGCTGAGTTTGCTGCCAAGATCAATCAAGTACTGAAACGCCAGCCTCTTCATATTGCTCCAGAAAATGCAGACAAAGTGATTGAAACGGTCGGATGGTGCACTGGTGGTGGTCAGGACTTTATTGAATTGGCAGCGAGACACGGTTTAGATGCGTTTATTTCGGGTGAGATCTCAGAACGCACTACTTATTCTGCTCGTGAGCAGGACATTCACTACTATGCTGCCGGGCACCACGCGACAGAGCGCTACGGAATCAAAGCACTAGGCGAGTGGCTAGCCACTGAACATGGCCTAGATGTTGAATTTATTGATATTGATAATCCGGTGTAA